A single genomic interval of Eurosta solidaginis isolate ZX-2024a chromosome 3, ASM4086904v1, whole genome shotgun sequence harbors:
- the LOC137245023 gene encoding uncharacterized abhydrolase domain-containing protein DDB_G0269086-like — MKVAFTLATVLCAYLLVQPAVAKPFAAESGESFEVDEQKPEHHGTWTKIPPITIDAKMKATAHVTVPEEVVAAITKLVFELQEEQKSNQSKHHKLHVTADEPAQGDASASAEESERVEQPAEEPEKVEQPAEEPEKVEQPAEEAEKIEQAAEEPEKVEQPAEQPEKAERPTEEPEV, encoded by the coding sequence ATGAAAGTCGCCTTCACTCTTGCTACCGTGCTCTGCGCCTACTTGTTGGTTCAACCAGCAGTGGCCAAGCCTTTCGCCGCAGAATCTGGCGAATCCTTCGAGGTTGATGAACAAAAGCCAGAACATCATGGAACATGGACGAAGATTCCACCAATCACCATTGATGCAAAGATGAAGGCCACAGCTCATGTCACAGTTCCCGAGGAAGTTGTTGCTGCAATTACCAAATTGGTTTTCGAATTGCAAGAAGAACAAAAGAGTAATCAGTCAAAACATCATAAATTACACGTAACTGCTGATGAACCAGCGCAAGGTGATGCATCAGCATCAGCGGAGGAGTCCGAGAGAGTCGAACAACCCGCTGAGGAACCGGAGAAAGTTGAGCAACCAGCCGAAGAACCCGAGAAAGTCGAACAACCAGCTGAGGAGGCCGAGAAGATTGAACAAGCAGCTGAGGAACCCGAGAAGGTTGAACAACCAGCTGAGCAACCCGAAAAAGCAGAGCGACCAACTGAAGAGCCAGAAGTATAA